From a region of the Panicum virgatum strain AP13 chromosome 2K, P.virgatum_v5, whole genome shotgun sequence genome:
- the LOC120673796 gene encoding enoyl-[acyl-carrier-protein] reductase [NADH] 2, chloroplastic, producing MGASVTTGMQMLAMRPCIPACKQVLGSTSALSAFGRALSTRTGFGSCSKPTSVGPMTSSNCKRVIVRAMSQRGSQGLPIDLTGKRAFIAGVADDNGYGWAIAKALAAAGAEILVGTWVPALNIFETSLRRGKFDESRKLPDGSLMEIAKVYPLDAVYDTPEDVPEDVKANKRYAGASNWTVKEVAETVKNDFGSIDILVHSLANGPEVTKPLLETSRRGYLAAISASSYSFVSLLQHFLPIMNPGGASISLTYIASERIIPGYGGGMSSAKAALESDTRVLAYEAGRKGKIRVNTISAGPLGSRAAKAIGFIEKMIEYSYVNAPLQKELLADEVGNTAAFLVSPLASAVTGSTIYVDNGLNTMGLALDSPTLST from the exons ATGGGAGCATCCGTGACAACTGGTATGCAGATGCTGGCCATGCGCCCATGCATCCCAGCCTGCAAACAAGTGCTTGGTTCGACATCAGCGCTATCTGCATTTGGAAGGGCACTTAGTACCAGAACTGGGTTTGGCAGCTGTTCCAAACCCACATCAGTGGGGCCAATGACTTCTTCAAATTGTAAGAGGGTTATTGTGAGGGCAATGTCTCAGAGAGGGTCTCAAGGGCTTCCCATTGATCTCACAG GCAAAAGAGCAtttattgctggagttgctgatgATAATGGTTATGGTTGGGCAATTGCTAAGGCTCTTGCTGCAGCTGGTGCTGAGATTCTTGTTGGTACATGGGTGCCT GCATTGAACATATTTGAGACAAGCTTGAGACGTGGAAAGTTTGACGAATCACGGAA GCTACCTGATGGATCCCTTATGGAGATCGCTAAAGTATATCCACTGGATGCGGTTTATGACACTCCTGAGGATGTTCCTGAAGAT GTTAAAGCCAACAAAAGATATGCTGGTGCTTCAAACTGGACTGTTAAG GAAGTTGCTGAAACTGTGAAGAATGATTTTGGCAGCATTGATATCCTCGTGCATTCTCTCGCTAATGGTCCTGAG GTAACAAAGCCACTGTTGGAGACATCAAGGAGAGGGTATCTTGCTGCAATTTCAGCATCTAGTTATTCCTTTGTTTCCTTACTTCAACACTTCCTTCCCATAATGAATCCAG GAGGTGCTAGTATCTCTTTGACCTACATAGCTTCTGAGAGGATAATTCCGGG CTATGGTGGTGGTATGAGTTCAGCAAAAGCAGCACTCGAGAGTGATACAAGA GTTCTTGCGTACGAAGCAGgtcgaaaaggcaaaatcagagtAAACACAATATCAGCAG GTCCCCTGGGAAGCAGGGCTGCGAAAGCTATCGGATTCATCGAGAAGATGATAGAGTATTCCTATGTCAATGCACCACTGCAAAAGGAGCTATTGGCAG ATGAAGTTGGGAACACAGCAGCATTCCTCGTGTCCCCGTTGGCGTCTGCAGTCACTGGCTCAACTATCTACGTTGACAATGGGCTCAACACAATGGGACTTGCACTTGACAGCCCAACTTTATCCACATAG
- the LOC120673802 gene encoding 18 kDa seed maturation protein-like, with amino-acid sequence MQGRRSASALESAKEAAANVGASAWAGKEKTKAVVEEKVAQARARDPAAKAAADARMEERVRGVEAAKQDAMRHNAASKERASAAEHHPTPLGVGGAAAAPLVPAGPGVYVLDRSAVPAAPAANATDGDHSATGGVPVGAEAGAAARPHASAGAGVPPASGTARGDDVSCIKRRRSCARGCAADCLRPRLVPKIFHTIPVTSNLSTHA; translated from the coding sequence ATGCAGGGCCggaggagcgcgagcgcgctggagtcggcgaaggaggcggcggcgaacgtGGGCGCGTCGGCGTGGGCGGGCAAGGAGAAGACCAAGGCCGTGGTGGAGGAGAAGGTGGCCCAGGCGAGGGCGCGCGACCCGGCGGCGAAggccgccgcggacgcgcgGATGGAGGAGCGCGTCCGTGGGGTGGAGGCCGCCAAGCAGGACGCCATGCGGCACAACGCCGCCTCCAAGGAGCGCGCCTCCGCGGCCGAGCACCACCCGACGCCgctcggcgtgggcggcgctgccgccgcgccactCGTGCCCGCGGGACCCGGCGTCTACGTCCTGGACCGCTCCGCGGTGCCGGCGGCTCCAGCGGCGAACGCAACGGACGGCGACCATAGTGCTACTGGTGGCGTGCCGGTTGGCGccgaggccggcgcggcggcgaggccacaTGCAAGTGCCGGTGCCGGCGTcccgccggcgagcggcacggcaaGAGGGGATGATGTATCATGTATCAAGCGTCGTCGATCGTGTGCACGTGGTTGTGCAGCTGATTGCctcaggccccgtttagttcccaaaatttttcatacaatacccgtcacatcaaatctttcgacacatgcatga